In Anticarsia gemmatalis isolate Benzon Research Colony breed Stoneville strain chromosome 4, ilAntGemm2 primary, whole genome shotgun sequence, one DNA window encodes the following:
- the Nup154 gene encoding nuclear pore complex protein Nup154, translated as MPSVVNNSIDTTRPVDGTKMQLEHLELAGCTLDQYITADNSRPSFLEITGIATLRSPTCSGLNAGDYRNLAALVNHPNLSQLKILNKVPLPPEIMEHFAHMQCHCLMGVFPEISRVWLAIDSNIYVWAFEHGSDVAYFDGLGETIVSVGLVKPKAGVFQNFVKYLLVLTTTVEIVVLGVTFSSKSDGSGEFQEIHLVPEPVFVLPTDGISMMCVKATANGRIFMGGKDGCLYEITYQAQLGWFGKHCKKVNHSTSTLSFLVPSFLSAALYDEDPIVKIEVDNSRHILYTLSEKGCIEVFDLGTDGEGLSRVVRFTQGKIVSSAVDIVKTLEPSNFKPVIAISAVDEAESDHLNLVAVTQTGARLYFTTGSGDANQGGPQRPQYLTLLHVRLPPGFTPNSSVLRPKQVHSAVYENGSLVMVCSAGGGEAETLWCLSRVLAGAAFSEAHTLLALDGPAWALTALPAGHARHLSQALLSKKEVWSVSRWAVVTGAGACVVEAGAAPDLLRSLLRDCRGPDAHPVKDFFQLYSVDQACACALYLACEDITSGDLSISEWATRAFFLYGNQVAPAPMFNQQQSQVPSSIASPKFSPRQMSTPMSMRGPQGQIQQGKLNQSYQMGGQNQSFAGSPNQSMMPQSPFHQSMMSPTAFNQSSFVGNVTQQQRDPNFAMPVEYSAKHNGLYIYIGRILSPIWSLKCVTMSQTPDNKEFMSSKVTGEDCAYIVQKLHRVAAFMQRTLAPPHSEEHASLQALKLFITMAIEMLSLWKVLCEHQFHVIAASLPPEQQNALKAASFRELLVGGQEVACLLLGSLVAGYLRDNASVDGISQKLRQLCPTLYKQEDATCSKANELLIFAKQQKNPAEREEMLQHALKLCKDVAPNVNLPLVCSKLVSAGFYTGVVELCVACAAKLDPQDKAVHYYKSDQPSQDREGHFIYYRRMEIYREVCSALERLYERSAEASTSEPSPLRSQPAPDSLLTISPADANYHGRKLVWECLSRNDELLHVAVYEWLVSKQLGSELLSLGTAPPTSLRTYLQAAARSAAPSAALHLMDLLWKVLEKSGDHLAAANVLEGLATRPGSGATLSQRMSWLSAGVVCVRGAGAGGAGGAELLRRLEEAAEVARVQAAVRAAAAALPRALQPHPHHMQRLDDELLEITQLYEEYADRYNLWECKLAIVQCSGLNDALLVENIWSNILAEAEAAARSLPTPDEKLASVLSKLTTLGREYVNTGHCFPLYFIVRQLEIMSCKLQADQGMVFRTILNIGVSLEQVLDIYIKLVSVHERVWLGCGDESHVCRGAALLLEAARAELAPLPPAARRRALTRCKDLHETALSALQARPNTQRLIERLSVAQAHLDRMD; from the exons ATGCCAAGTGTAGTAAATAATAGTATTGACACTACTCGTCCAGTAGACGGCACCAAAATGCAATTGGAACATTTGGAGTTGGCTGGTTGCACATTAGACCAGTATATTACCGCCGATAATTCGCGCCCTTCGTTTTTGGag ATAACTGGAATAGCAACTTTGAGAAGTCCAACATGCAGTGGTTTGAATGCAGGAGATTACAGAAACCTAGCGGCGCTGGTGAATCACCCCAACTTGTCGCAAttgaagatattaaataaagttcCACTTCCACCTGAAATTATGGAACATTTTGCCC atATGCAGTGTCATTGTCTAATGGGAGTCTTTCCAGAAATCAGCAGAGTTTGGCTTGCAATAGATAGCAACATTTATGTCTGGGCCTTTGAACATGGCAGTGATGTGGCCTACTTTGATGGCTTAGGAGAAACAATAGTGTCTGTGGGCTTAGTCAAGCCAAAGGCAGGAGTATTCcagaattttgttaaatatttattagttttaacaaCCACAGTTGAAATAGTAGTTTTAG gAGTAACCTTCTCAAGTAAAAGTGATGGTTCAGGAGAATTTCAAGAGATACACTTAGTTCCGGAGCCAGTGTTTGTACTGCCAACTGATGGTATATCTATGATGTGTGTGAAAGCCACAGCTAATGGTAGGATCTTCATGGGTGGCAAAGATGGATGCTTATATGAAATCACATATCAG GCTCAATTAGGTTGGTTCGGCAAACATTGTAAGAAGGTGAACCATTCAACAAGCACTCTATCATTCCTTGTGCCTTCATTCCTGAGTGCGGCCTTGTATGACGAGGACCCTATAGTTAAGATTGAAGTAGATAACTCAAGACACATCCTCTACACTTTGAGTGAGAAGGGGTGCATAGAAGTGTTTGATTTAGGCACCGATGGTGAAGGGTTGAGCAGGGTTGTGAGATTTACACAAGGGAAAATTGTTTCATCGGCTGTTGACATTGTAAA AACATTAGAACCCAGTAACTTCAAGCCAGTGATAGCAATATCAGCAGTGGATGAAGCTGAGTCAGATCACTTGAATCTAGTTGCCGTCACACAAACTGGTGCCCGTTTGTATTTTACTACTGGGAGTGGAGA TGCGAATCAAGGTGGTCCGCAGCGTCCGCAGTACCTCACACTACTGCACGTGAGATTGCCGCCGGGATTCACGCCTAACTCCTCAGTACTAAGGCCCAAACAAGTTCACAGTGCTGTATATGAGAATG GTTCGCTGGTGATGGTGTGctcggcgggcggcggcgaggCGGAGACGCTGTGGTGCCTGTCGCGCGTGCTGGCGGGCGCCGCCTTCAGCGAGGCGCACACGCTGCTGGCGCTGGACGGGCCGGCCTGGGCGCTCACCGCGCTGCCCGCCGGCCACGCGCGCCACCTGTCGCAGGCGCTGCTCTCCAAGAAAG AAGTCTGGAGTGTGTCGCGTTGGGCGGTAGTGACGGGGGCTGGCGCTTGTGTCGTAGAAGCAGGAGCAGCACCCGATCTATTGCGATCTTTACTGCGTGACTGTCGTGGACCTGATGCTCATCCTGTTAAAGACTTCTTCCAG CTGTACAGCGTCGACCAAGCGTGTGCTTGTGCCCTCTACTTAGCATGTGAAGACATCACCAGTGGTGATTTATCCATCAGTGAGTGGGCAACGCGCGCTTTCTTCCTCTACGGGAACCAAGTCGCTCCCGCTCCTATGTTCAATCAGCAGCAATCTCAAGTACCCTCTTCAATtg CTTCTCCGAAATTTTCTCCACGCCAAATGTCTACACCTATGTCAATGAGAGGCCCTCAAGGTCAAATACAGCAAGGGAAATTGAACCAATCCTATCAGATGGGAGGCCAGAATCAGTCATTCGCCGGCTCGCCAAATCAATCTATGATGCCGCAGTCACCTTTCCATCAGAGCATGATGAGTCCTACAGCCTTCAACCAATCCTCGTTTGTTGGCAACGTGACTCAACAACAAAGAGACCCGAACTTCGCCATGCCAGTAGAATACAGTGCAAAGCATAATGGACTTTATATTTACATTGGTAGGATCCTGTCTCCTATTTGGAGTTTGAAGTGTGTTACTATGTCTCAAACGCCGGATAACAAGGAGTTT ATGAGTAGCAAAGTAACGGGCGAGGACTGCGCATACATAGTTCAGAAGCTACATCGCGTGGCTGCTTTCATGCAACGCACCCTCGCGCCACCACATTCCGAAGAACATGCCTCATTGCAAgctttaaaactgtttatta CAATGGCAATAGAAATGTTAAGTTTATGGAAAGTGTTGTGTGAGCACCAGTTCCATGTGATAGCTGCTAGTCTTCCGCCCGAGCAGCAGAATGCCTTAAAAGCCGCCAGCTTTAG AGAGCTATTGGTGGGTGGGCAAGAAGTAGCGTGTTTACTATTAGGTTCTCTAGTCGCTGGCTATTTGCGGGACAATGCGTCTGTTGACGGTATTTCTCAGAAGCTCAGACAACTTTGCCCCACACTTTATAAGCAAGAAGATGCTACTTGTTCTAAG GCTAACGAGTTGTTAATATTCGCTAAACAACAGAAGAACCCAGCTGAGAGAGAGGAAATGCTTCAACATGCTTTGAAGTTATGTAAA GATGTAGCACCAAACGTGAATCTTCCACTAGTATGTTCTAAGCTAGTATCGGCTGGCTTCTACACCGGCGTGGTTGAGTTGTGTGTAGCGTGCGCCGCCAAACTGGACCCGCAGGACAAAGCCGTACATTACTACAAGAGCGACCAGCCCTCGCAGGACAGGGAgggacattttatttattatagaag AATGGAGATCTACCGCGAGGTGTGCTCGGCACTGGAGCGCTTGTACGAGCGCAGCGCGGAGGCGTCCACGAGCGAGCCGTCTCCACTGCGCTCCCAGCCCGCGCCCGACTCATTGCTCACCATTTCGCCAGCAGACGCTAACTACCAC GGAAGAAAACTAGTATGGGAATGTTTGTCTCGAAATGACGAACTACTTCATGTCGCAGTATACGAGTGGTTGGTGTCCAAACAATTGGGAtcag AGTTGCTGTCGCTGGGCACGGCACCTCCGACGTCGCTGCGTACTTACCTACAAGCAGCCGCTCGTTCTGCCGCACCATCTGCAGCCTTACATTTGATGGACTTATTGTGGAAGGTTCTAGAGAAGAGCGGAGACCATCTCGCGGCCGCTAACGTACTCGAAGGACTCGCCACTAGGCCCGG GTCGGGCGCGACGCTGTCGCAGCGCATGTCGTGGCTGTCGGCGGGCGTGGTGTGCgtgcgcggcgcgggcgcgggcggcgcgggcggcgccgaGCTGCTGCGGCGCCTGGAGGAGGCCGCCGAGGTGGCGCGCGTGCAGGCCGCGgtccgcgccgccgccgccgcgctgcccCGCGCGCTGCAGCCGCACCCGCACCACATGCAGCGCCTCGACGACGAGCTGCTCGAGATCACGCAG CTTTACGAAGAGTATGCCGATCGGTACAACCTGTGGGAGTGCAAGCTGGCGATCGTGCAGTGCTCCGGCCTCAACGACGCGCTGCTCGTCGAGAACATCTGGAGCAATATCCTGGCCGAGGCGGAGGCGGCCGCCCGCAGCCTGCCCACTCCCGACGAGAAGCTAGCGTCCGTGCTGAGTAAACTCACGACGCTCGGCCGGGAATACGTCAATACGGGTCACTGTTTCCCGTTAT ATTTCATCGTTCGTCAACTAGAAATTATGAGCTGCAAACTACAGGCGGATCAAGGCATGGTGTTTAGAACGATACTGAATATCGGCGTCTCGCTCGAGCAAGTGCTGGACATCTACATTAA GTTGGTGAGCGTGCACGAGCGCGTGTGGCTGGGCTGCGGCGACGAGAGCCACGTGTGCCGCGGAGCCGCGCTGCTGCTGGAAGCGGCGCGCGCCGAGCTAGCGCCGctgccgcccgccgcgcgccgccgtgCTCTCACGCGCTGCAAGGACCTGCACGAGACCGCGCTCTCCGCGCTGCAG GCGCGGCCGAACACCCAACGTCTCATCGAACGTTTGTCAGTGGCGCAGGCGCATCTAGATCGTATGGACTAA